The window GAGCCGGCCGACACTCCAGTGCGCAGGACGAAGTCTTCGGTAACCCACCGCTTGCCCCCACTGTTCGGCGGACCGCCCGGTGCGGCCCACATGACAGACGGGAGAACAGGTCTCCCACGCGAGGCGGCGCCAGCAAGCCTTTCGAGCGACCTCGAATAGCCCGCCGAGACGCCTCCGCCGGACCTCGGGGCGTCACGGGTCACCGATCACCGGGATGCGGCGCGGATCCGATCGGACAGCCGCTCGATGCTCTGCCCCAAGGAAAGCCTCTCACCACCGGCACGCCACCCGATCCGGCGCGTTTCTCCACTCGATGGCGTGACCCCGCGAGTCGGAACGACAAAGCTGTGCCCGGGGTTCCGCAGAGTACGTCGCGTGAAGCACAACTCAATGGACGACGCCGGGTGCTGCCTGCTCTCCGTGGCCTGGAACATCGCCCCGCCGGCCGCGGGGCTGCCGGATTCGAGGCGCGGTGCCCTGCGGTGCACGGTCGAGTCCGTGTGCCGGACCGCCGGGCACGGGGCGCGGGACTGGGCCGCGCGGAACGGGGCCGGCCGCGAAGCCGAGTACCGGCCCTTCCTGCAGCTTGCCGACGTAGCCTACGAGATCACCACGTTGCTGCTGCTCGTCGAGGACTTCCTGGTGCCGGACCTCGAGCGCGAACACCGGCGGTGGGCCGAGATCGAAGAGCTGGCGTCGCGGCTCACGGAGCTGGCCGACTGGACGTCGGCGTTCTTGAGCCGGTCAGGCTCGGCCTTACCCGCGTGACGCCTGAGGTTTGACGCCCACCCCGGCGTAGAGGCCGTCCTCTTCGGGGTCGACGACGGGGGTGAGCCGGTCCGGCCGCCAGTTCGCCGAGGTGGTCAAACCCGGCTCGACGAGTTCGAAGCCGTCGAAGAGGGCGAGGACCTCGTCGCGCGAACGGGGGTAGATGTGGTCCTGGGTCGACCGCATGGTCTCGGCGATCTTGGGGTCCCGCAGGACGGCGAAGTCGTTGGTCAGGTGGGTGAGCGCGAGGTGGCTGCCGGGGGCGAGCGCGTCCCGGTAGGCGCCGAAGACACTCCGCACGTCCGGCAGGTAGTGCCCCAGCGTGATGGCCAGCAGCCCGACCGGTTTCCCGAGGTCGAGCAGGTGCTCGACCGGCCCGGAACCCAGCACGGCTTCGGTGTTCGTGGCGTCGGCCTCGAGCGCCTCGGCGTTCGGGTTGTCCTTGAGCAGCATGAGGCTGTGCGCGACGGCCACCGGTTCGTAGTCGACGTAGACGACCTTGGCGTCGGGATCGACGCTCTGCGCGACTTCGTGGACGTTGCCGACGGTCGGGATGCCGGAGCCGAGGTCGAGGAACTGCCGGACGCCCTGCTCGAGCATGAACCGCACGACGCGCCGCAGGAACGCCCGGTTCCGCCTGGCCACCGTGGCGACCTGGGGCTGGATGGCTTCGAGCTTCTGGGCGACGGCTCGATCGGCGGCGAGGTTGTGCGCCCCGCCGAGCAGGTAGTCGTAGATCCGGGCGACGCTGGGCCGCGAAATGTCGGCGCCGGGCGGGATCCAGTCCGCGCCTTCCTGGTCGGTCATCGCTTCCCCCTCGCATCGGCTCGACCCACCCTAGCGAGTCTCGGCGGGCGGTGGGCGCGACTCCGGCGGACCGGTCACCGACGCCCGGCCAGCATCGGGAGCGAGACGAAGTCCGCCAGGGCCTGCTGGCCCGCCGCGTTGGCGTGGATGCCGTCGCCGTTGTCGTAGGCCGGGAGGATGCGGTTGGGCTTCAGCGGGTCCTTGAGCACCTGGTCGAAGTCCACCACGCCGGCACACGTGCCGCCGCACGAGTCCCAGCGGGAGACGAACAGCCCGATCTCGTGCCGGGCCAGGTTGGCCCGGTCGTCGTAGCCGGGGCGCGGCGTGCTCGGCGTGACGTAGACGGCGATCCCGGCCGCGCGCAGCCGCTGGAACACCGCACGGTAGCTGTCGAGGATCGTCGCGCCGTCGCAGCCGTAGGCGAGGTCGTTCGTGCCGTAGTAGTAGAGCACCGCCGTGACGCCGTGCAGCGCCAGGACGTCGCGGTCGAGGCGGCTCGACGCGTCCAGGCCCGCCACCGACGGCGGCATCGCCGGGCACGACGGCGCACTCGTCGTGCCCGAGACGCCCGCGTTGGCCACCGCCAGCTGGGCCGAAGGGGGCGCCTGGGCGACGATGCGCCGCGCCAGGTCGTCGGTCCAGCGCCGGTCGGCGCCGAGCTGGGTGCAGCCGGGGCCGCAGTTGGTGCTGCCGATGCCGTCGACGACCGAGCTGCCGAACGGGACGACCGTGCCCTTCAGCGCCGTGTTGTGCACGTCGACGGCGCTGACCACGTACGTCGAGCCGACGGTGGAAGTGAACGCGTCGCCCGAACCATCGGCCGTGTGGTCCCCCGAGCCGGCCGCCGTCAGGTAGTTGTCCCGCAGGCCCGCGCCGTGGCGGCCGGGCGTAGCCGTGCCCGCCACGAACATGCTCACCGCGAGGTTCGTGTCCGGGCGCGTCGTGAGCCGGGTTTCGTCGCTCCAGACGTCGCCACCCACCGGGATCGTGACGGCGGGCCGGCCGGCGAAGGTCAGGTCGCGCACCCCCGAAACCGCGGCGCCGCTGGTGCTGAGCCCAGCGGTGGCGTGCCCGATGGTCAGCGGGCCGGTGCCGAAGGTGTTCTGGAGCCGGACGCGCACGGCGTCGCCGCCCTGGCTGAGGTGGGTGATCATGCGCAGCGACTGGCCGGACACGGGCGCGTCCGCGTGCCCGTCCTGCGACTGCGCCCACGACGTGAACCAGGCGTGGCCGGCCCCGTCCGCACTGGGCGCCGAGGCGACGACCACCGCGGAAATCGTGACCAGCAAGGCGATTCGGTGGGCTGCTCGCACGGTGCCTCCCGGTCCACAAAGGACTTCGTGGCGACGTCGGCGTCACCACTCCCCCGCCCGATCGTAGGGAGCCGGTCACGAAAGCGGCAAGCAGCTTGTCCGATCTTGTCAGCGACCGGGTCTAGCCCTTGGCCAGCGCCTGGACGCGGCCGATCGGGCCGTTGTAGTAGTTCTGGTCCCCCGGCAGCCCGCCGCCGCGGGCGAACTGCCAGATGCTCTGCTTGTCCCAGCCCGCCGGGAGCTCGCCGATCTGCGGGGCGTAGCGCGCGAGCCACAGCGGGTCGGTGTTCCCGAACCGGCCGGTGTTGCCGGTGCACCGCTTCCACCAGCCCGTGCTCGTGTAGATCAGCGCGCTGCGCTGCACCTTCGCCAGGTACGTGCGCGTGAAGTCCGCGATCCACGCCGTCATGTCGGCCGGGCTCTTGCCGTAGCAGACGTCGCCGTACGGGTTGTATTCGATGTCCAGCGCGCCCGGCAGCGTCGTGCCGTCGGGGCGCCAGCCGCCGCCGTGGGCGATGAAGTACTCGGCCTGTTCGGCGCCGCCCGAGACGTCCGGGCGGGCGAAGTGGTACGCGCCGCGGATCAGGCCGGCGGTGTGCGCGCCGTCGTACTGCCCGCTGAACTGCGGGTTGACGAACCCGGTGCCCTCGGTCGCCTTGACGTAGGCGAACTTCGCGCCGGCGCCGGCCGCGGCGCCCCAGTCGACCGCGCCCTGGTGCCCGCTGACGTCATGGCCGAGCGTCTGGTCGGTCGTCTCGGCGCGGGCGGTGCCCTGGACGCCTTCGTGCACCGCGATCTGCGTGCCGGCGAAGTTCGTTTCGGCGAGCGAATAGTCGGGCGCGGCCTGCGCGGGCGTCGTGACGACCACCGCAGCGAACACGGCCAGCGCGCAGGCTCCCGCGAACCGGGCCCGCCACCGCCGTTCGTCGTGTCCGGCAACGGTTCGGCTCATGGGGGCTCCGATCTCGGTACGGGCACGTTCGCCGCCCATGCTGCCTGTCCCGGTCGCTCCCCGCGAGCGATGTGTCACTCGATGTGGTGATCTATAGCTCCGTGGTGATGATCGCCTCGACCAGCACCTCCCCCGCCGGGGTGAGTGCGACAACGCCGGGCTGCAGCTCGACGAGCCCGCGCGCGGCCAGCGAGCGGAACTTGCCGAGCCACGGCTCCGCGAACAGCGAACGCCCCGGGAAGCGTACCGCGTGCACGGAATCCCGCAGGGGCTGCAACGTCGTCAGCGCCATCTTCACCGCCCGGGCCTCCTGGGCATCGGGGGTGAACCGCGTCGCCGAACCCAGTGGGATTCGGCCGTCCGAAACGGTTTCGGCGTACCGCCGGGAGTCGACGTCGGTGATCGCCTCGGACGCGCGGCAGCTCGAACTGCCGCCCAGGCCGATCGCGACTTCGGGCTCCTGCTTGTCCTGGTCGACCATGATGGCCTTCCACTTCTCGGGCCCGAGGCCGTCGCGTGCGAAGTACATCGTCGGGTGTTCGGTGTAGCCCGCGGCGCGCAGGCCGTCGGTGAGCAGCTCGCGCATCTGGTACTGCTCGCCGAGCGTCGGCCAGCGGTGGCCGTCGCGCACCAGCTTGTCCCGGTACGACGGCAGCTGCCACGCGGCGGGCTTCTCGCCGGTGACGCCCGTGCGCGTGTCGCTATAGGACGCCAGGTGCAGCTTCGTGCACACCACCGCCGTGACCTCGTTCTCCAGCACGACGTCGAGGTCGCGGCGGACGCTGTCCAGGGTCTGGTCGAGCAGGCCGTACATCAGGTCGATGCTGACCCACTCGAAGCCCAGCGACGCCGCGTTGCGCACGAAGTCGACGCACATCTGCGACGTGTGCTCCCGGCCGCACAGCTGAAGGACGTGGTCGTCGAACGATTGGACGCCACTGGAGAGCTTGGTGCAGCCCAGATCCCGGAGCAGCTCGAGCTTCGACGGCGTGAACGTGCTCGGGTCGCCTTCGAACCGGATCGTCGTGCTGTCGGTGAACCCGAAGTGCGAGCGGTAGAAGTCCAGCAGCCGGCGGATCTCCGGCTCGGGCAGCAGCGACGGTGTGCCACCGAAGACGTTGAACTCCCCCACTTCGGCCCCGGCCAGGTGCGGCACGGCGTCGAGCCACAGCCGCGCCTCGGCGATGTTGAGGTCGACCCAGTGCTTCGCCTTCTCGTACTGCACTTCGGGCTTGCCCTTGACGAGCACGACGGGGTACTGGCAGAACCGGCAGCGATAGGCGCAGGTCGGGATGTAGGACCAGAGGTGGATCGGGCCGGACGAAGCCAGCTGCGTGTCGAGGTCGCGCAGGAACTCCGACGGCGAGCCGGGCACGTTGCCCGGGAATACGTGCGCCCCGAACGGGTCCTCCTGCACGAAGTCGAGGAGGTGCCGGTTCGCCGGCGCCTCGAGGACGTCGAGCACCGCGGGCCGCGGCCACGCCGGGTCGAGCGCGTGCAGCGAGCCGATCGCCTCTTCGTAGGCGAGAGTCATCAGAACACCCCTCCGTTGCCGAAGTAGTTGTGGGCCTCTCCGGATTCCCGGTCCTCGCAGTAGTAGTGGACGAACTCCGCGAAGCGCTCCGGCGGGATCTCCGCGAGGCACGGCGGGAGGGGCGGCGGGAAGCCGATGTCCTCGCCGACGTGCCGTCGGAGGCAGGCGAACAGCTCGTCGGCGAACTCGAAGTACAGCCGGTACGACGGCGTCTTGTACGCGTGGATCGGCGTGAAGTCGACGACACGCATCTCGTCGCGGATTTCGGCGATCCGCCGCGCGAGCCGGGAGGCCAGGTCGGCGCCGAAAAACGTGATGACCGCGTCGTCTTCGAGCAGCGTGGGCGTCAACAGCACCGGCAGGATCGTGTTCTTCGGCGTGAAGTCCTTGATCGAGAACTCCCACGCCTGCCGGGCCTCGGCCTCGGTCAGATCCGAAGCGGCAGCGGGCGCCGAAGGCCGGATGTCGCGCATGACGATGATGCCGTCGGAGCCGTAGGCGCGGCCGGCGATGACCTCGTCGATGGCGTGGTCGACGCGGCGCGGGTTGATCTCGACGCGCGAGCGCGGCGCGTACGTGATCGCGTCGCCGCCGCCGGCGACCTTGATCCCGAAGTCCCAGTCGTCGGAGAGGTGGCTGACGAACTTCCCGTCCTGCAGCTGGTAGAAGATTTCGATGCCGCCGGCGCGCTCGTACGCGTCACGCTCGACGGCGAAGCCCTTGCCGTCCGGGAACCCGCCGAACAGCGAGAACGTGACGGCACGGCACCGCAGCGTCCGCTGGATCGCGTCCCACAGCCGGGGACGGCCGGTGAAGTGGCCGGCGTCGTAGTAGTAGTCGCAGACGCCGATCGCGGCTTTGCTCTCCTCCATCGCGGTGAACAGCTCGCTCAGCCAGTGCGGGTCGACGCGGCAGTCGGCGTCGGCCGACACGAGGTAGAACCGCTCCCCCGGGTCGGTGTCCGGCCGGTTCCGGCTGCGCGCCGCGGCGAAGTCCATCCCCGCCCGCCGCGCGCACGAGACGCCCTGCTCGACTTCGGCGATGACGTGCAGCGCGAGGTCCGGGTGCGACGCCGCGAAGGCGCGCGCGACGGCCACGGTGTCGTCGGTCGAGTTGTTGTCGACGAGCACGACTTCGTACCGGCTCTTGTCGAGCGGATCGTCGCCGTCACGCTGCTCGTGCAGCGTCCGCAGGACCTCCGGCAGGTTAGCGGCCTCGTTGAACACCGGCAGCACGACGGAAAGCCGGGTGGCCGCGCCCATCGGCGGTGGGTAGAGCCGGTCGACGAGGTCGTCGACGACCCGCGTGCCGAAGTGCGCCTGTCCGAGTTCGGAGTTCGCCCGCACCACGTCCGCTCGTGTCCCTTCGTCGGTGATCAGCTCGGCGACTTCGCGGGCGAACGCCGCGTCCGGCAGGTCGCGGGCCCGGAGGTCCAGCACGGGCGCCCGGAACCCCTTGCGGCCGTGGACGACGTCGTACAGCTCGTACCCGCTGGTGAGGTACGGCGTCCCGGACGCGATCGCCTCGCTGATCGGGTTGCCGTAGCTCTCGTAGTCGTAGGAGGTCAGGAAGGACACGACCGTCGCGTGCGCGAGCAGGTCCCGCACCGAGTACCGGCCGGGCACGGCCGTGTCGTACGGCGTCAGCCAGCCGCCGAACACCACGCGGTCGCGGACGCCCAGCCGGTCCGCCAGATCCGTGAGGCGCACGTGCTCGGCGGGCGCTTCGCCGACGTCGCCCGCGACGAACAGCCAGGCGTCCGGCAGGAGCGCCAGGAGGTGGAGGTCCCGGTCGACGCGCTTCTGCGGGATGATCCGCGTGATCCGGGCGAGCAGCGGGACGCCGTCGGGAATGCCGTGGTCACGCCGGAAGCCCGCGTTGCGCTCGTCGATCCGCGCCGGCGCGATGGCGAACGCGTTCGGCAGGACGTCGATGTTCCGCAGGCCGGGCACCCACTCCAGGGTTTTGGCCAGCGCCTGGTCGTGGAGCGCGAAGTAGTGGATGTGCGGCGAGTTCCGCGGTGCGGGAACCCCGGGGTAGGGGAAGTGGCCGTACTTGGCGATGCCCGGCTCGCTCTGCCACATGAGGTCGTGGTCGCGCCAGAACACGAACCGGCCCAGGCGGTGGCGGCTGCCGTAGCGGTCGATCGCGCGGTAGAGCGCTTCGGTGTAGGCGATGTTCTCGGGCAGGGTGCCGTTCTCGACCATCACCACCGTGACGCCGAGGCGTTCCCACGTCGCCACGATCTTCTCGGCCAGCTCGGAGGCGATCCGGTCGATCTCCGGACGCGGCGTCTCGTCGCCGTGCTGGACGACGTCGTGCAGCACGCGTTCGACGAATTCGCGGTCGTAGCCGCGGATCCCGTCGAGGCCTGCCACGCGGTCGAGCGTGACCCACTCCGGCAGCAGGGTGGCTTCGTCGCGGTAGGGCCGGAAGAACGCGCCCTTGTCGGCCTTGATGTCGTAGCCGAGGTCGAGGTGGACGCGGTGCCCGGCGAACCGGCGCGCCGTCTTGAGGAACTCGACGACGACGCCGGACAGCGCGGTGGCGTCGAAGGACACACCCCAGAGGACTGACATCGATGTCGGACTCCCGCCTCGGCTTCGCCGTCGTTCCCAGCGTAAGCCGCGGCGCGCCGGACGGCCGCGTGAGCGGCGCGGTGGGAGTGGTCGGCGCTGAGCCGATCGGCGGAAGGCCGGGCCTGGCCGTCGTTGCCGACGGACAGGCCCGGCGTCCCGCGCCGGGTCAGGGCGCCCAGGGCTGAGCGACGACCCAGCTGACGTCGTCGTTGTACGACGTCGCGCTGTCGAACGCGTGCGCACCGCTCGTGTCGGCGATGTACACGGTGTTGTTGTAGTGCCGCAGGTACTTCCCGGAGTAGTTGTACGAGCGGAACGACGTGCCCTGCCCGCTCTTCCCGGCGACCGGGCAGAACGTGGCGTCGGCGCGGAAGGCCGCGCTGCCGTCCATCGGCTGGCGGTACACCTGGAAGTTGAAGTGGCGCAGGAAGTCCCCGGGGTAGTTGCGGGATTCGAACGACACGCAGGACGCACTGGCCAGCCCGCGGCGGACGATCCAGGTGGCGTCGTTCTTGTCCAGGGTGGAGCTGACCGGCGAGATCACCGCGTTGTCGTTCTGGTGACGGAGGTAGTCGCTCGTGCAGCACGCGGTGGTCGCGCGCACGGAGATCTCCGAGCCGGGGTTCAGGGTGCCGGTGGCGCCGGTCGGGCCGCCGTAGCCGACCGAGACGACGTTGGCCTGCACCGCGTTGTCCGCCGCGTCGGTCGGCAGCCCGGCCGTCATCACGCCTTCGAAGAACGACCCGATCGAGCCGTTGCTGTTGTCACCGCCGGTGCCCAGGACGATCGCGCCCTCCTGGTGCATCGGCGAGTACCCGGCGCGCGTCGGCTCGGAGCCGGAGTAGGTCGTCCGGAGGCCGCCCGACTGCGCGTTGCCGTCCTTGAGCGCGAAGAAGTTCTGGCCGTTGTTCTTCAGCAGCGCGGTGACGAACGGTGCCGTGACGCCGGTGTTCGCGGAGTTCTGGCTGCCGCCCGCGCCGGACTGGAACAGCCCGTTCTCCAGGTCGGCCTGCACCCAGGGACCGGCGCCGTAGCACGGCTGGAACCAGCACTCGGTGCCGAAGTTGAGGGCGTCCATGTGCCCGTTGCCGGTGTCCTGGTTGTTCGTCTCGGCGTTGCCGTAGTCGAAGCAGCAGGCGCCGTTGACGTGGGTGCCGGAGGTGATCATGTACATGCCCTCGGGCTGGCCGTTCTTCGCGACGCCGGACGTCGAGTTGTCGCGGTAGCCCATCCGGCCGGAGAACGAGGCGCCGTAGACCTGGTGGCCGCCGGCGGTGACCGGCAGGGCGTCCGCGGGGACGCCGGTGTCCTGGCCGCCCGCACCGCCGGGACCTTCGATCGTCAGGTCGTTGTGCCGCGGGGACTGGTCGTAGATCTCGGTGATCAGGCAGGTCGTCCCGGCGCAGAAGGAGTCCTGGGCCGCCGCGTTGGCGTAGCCGCCCGCCGCCAGCAGGCCGATGTTGGTCTTCGCGCCGTCGGATGCGCGCTGGACTTGGTACAGCGGGCCGTTGTAGGTGCCGTAGAGAGCGCGCGTGGTGCTGTGCGCGGCGACGCACGCCGTGCCCGCCGCCCCGTAGATGTCACACGGCAGCGAAGCGGCGGCCGAAGCGGTCGAGGCGGTCATCAAGCTCGCGAGTGCCAGTACCACGGCACCGGCGAGCGAGAGCAAAACCCTCGGCCTACTGTTAGCGCTAACATTCTTGCCGTCTCGACGTTGAGACATAAAGCCTCCATGGCTTGGCCGAATTATGTGAGCGTTACCAGCGAGCACTATCCAGTCCGGTCCCCGGTTCGTCAACGCTCTCATCGGGCGCAAAACGGACGCCCGCTCGACCTAAAACGATTTAGGGAGCCGCGGGCCGACTCGGCGCGGGCGTCCCCGCGGAGTATTGCCAACGTGTGAGTTCGTGATTACAGTCACGTATCACGTCTGATTGAAACGTTCAAACTCGTCGCCCATCCCCGCCTCCAGGGAGCCCGTATGCTGCCCTCCAAGCTTTGGCGCGCGACCACCACGACGCTCGCCGCGATCCTGGTCCTCTCCGCCGCCTCGGTGCCCCCGGCCGGGGCCGCTCCCCCGGTCGACCTGGCCGGCGCGCACTGGATCTGGTACCCGGAAGGCAACGCCCGCGCCGACGCGCCGGCCGCGACCCGGTACTTCCGCACCACCTTCACCGTCCCCGCCGCCGCGGTCAGCGACGCTCGGTTCGTCGTGACCGGCGACGACACCGCCGACGTCTGGCTCAACGGCCGGCCACTGGCCTCCTCCGCGCGCACCACGGACTCGT of the Amycolatopsis sp. NBC_01488 genome contains:
- a CDS encoding SAM-dependent methyltransferase, whose amino-acid sequence is MTDQEGADWIPPGADISRPSVARIYDYLLGGAHNLAADRAVAQKLEAIQPQVATVARRNRAFLRRVVRFMLEQGVRQFLDLGSGIPTVGNVHEVAQSVDPDAKVVYVDYEPVAVAHSLMLLKDNPNAEALEADATNTEAVLGSGPVEHLLDLGKPVGLLAITLGHYLPDVRSVFGAYRDALAPGSHLALTHLTNDFAVLRDPKIAETMRSTQDHIYPRSRDEVLALFDGFELVEPGLTTSANWRPDRLTPVVDPEEDGLYAGVGVKPQASRG
- a CDS encoding GDSL-type esterase/lipase family protein, whose amino-acid sequence is MRAAHRIALLVTISAVVVASAPSADGAGHAWFTSWAQSQDGHADAPVSGQSLRMITHLSQGGDAVRVRLQNTFGTGPLTIGHATAGLSTSGAAVSGVRDLTFAGRPAVTIPVGGDVWSDETRLTTRPDTNLAVSMFVAGTATPGRHGAGLRDNYLTAAGSGDHTADGSGDAFTSTVGSTYVVSAVDVHNTALKGTVVPFGSSVVDGIGSTNCGPGCTQLGADRRWTDDLARRIVAQAPPSAQLAVANAGVSGTTSAPSCPAMPPSVAGLDASSRLDRDVLALHGVTAVLYYYGTNDLAYGCDGATILDSYRAVFQRLRAAGIAVYVTPSTPRPGYDDRANLARHEIGLFVSRWDSCGGTCAGVVDFDQVLKDPLKPNRILPAYDNGDGIHANAAGQQALADFVSLPMLAGRR
- a CDS encoding GH25 family lysozyme produces the protein MSRTVAGHDERRWRARFAGACALAVFAAVVVTTPAQAAPDYSLAETNFAGTQIAVHEGVQGTARAETTDQTLGHDVSGHQGAVDWGAAAGAGAKFAYVKATEGTGFVNPQFSGQYDGAHTAGLIRGAYHFARPDVSGGAEQAEYFIAHGGGWRPDGTTLPGALDIEYNPYGDVCYGKSPADMTAWIADFTRTYLAKVQRSALIYTSTGWWKRCTGNTGRFGNTDPLWLARYAPQIGELPAGWDKQSIWQFARGGGLPGDQNYYNGPIGRVQALAKG
- a CDS encoding radical SAM protein, with translation MTLAYEEAIGSLHALDPAWPRPAVLDVLEAPANRHLLDFVQEDPFGAHVFPGNVPGSPSEFLRDLDTQLASSGPIHLWSYIPTCAYRCRFCQYPVVLVKGKPEVQYEKAKHWVDLNIAEARLWLDAVPHLAGAEVGEFNVFGGTPSLLPEPEIRRLLDFYRSHFGFTDSTTIRFEGDPSTFTPSKLELLRDLGCTKLSSGVQSFDDHVLQLCGREHTSQMCVDFVRNAASLGFEWVSIDLMYGLLDQTLDSVRRDLDVVLENEVTAVVCTKLHLASYSDTRTGVTGEKPAAWQLPSYRDKLVRDGHRWPTLGEQYQMRELLTDGLRAAGYTEHPTMYFARDGLGPEKWKAIMVDQDKQEPEVAIGLGGSSSCRASEAITDVDSRRYAETVSDGRIPLGSATRFTPDAQEARAVKMALTTLQPLRDSVHAVRFPGRSLFAEPWLGKFRSLAARGLVELQPGVVALTPAGEVLVEAIITTEL
- a CDS encoding glycosyltransferase, translated to MSVLWGVSFDATALSGVVVEFLKTARRFAGHRVHLDLGYDIKADKGAFFRPYRDEATLLPEWVTLDRVAGLDGIRGYDREFVERVLHDVVQHGDETPRPEIDRIASELAEKIVATWERLGVTVVMVENGTLPENIAYTEALYRAIDRYGSRHRLGRFVFWRDHDLMWQSEPGIAKYGHFPYPGVPAPRNSPHIHYFALHDQALAKTLEWVPGLRNIDVLPNAFAIAPARIDERNAGFRRDHGIPDGVPLLARITRIIPQKRVDRDLHLLALLPDAWLFVAGDVGEAPAEHVRLTDLADRLGVRDRVVFGGWLTPYDTAVPGRYSVRDLLAHATVVSFLTSYDYESYGNPISEAIASGTPYLTSGYELYDVVHGRKGFRAPVLDLRARDLPDAAFAREVAELITDEGTRADVVRANSELGQAHFGTRVVDDLVDRLYPPPMGAATRLSVVLPVFNEAANLPEVLRTLHEQRDGDDPLDKSRYEVVLVDNNSTDDTVAVARAFAASHPDLALHVIAEVEQGVSCARRAGMDFAAARSRNRPDTDPGERFYLVSADADCRVDPHWLSELFTAMEESKAAIGVCDYYYDAGHFTGRPRLWDAIQRTLRCRAVTFSLFGGFPDGKGFAVERDAYERAGGIEIFYQLQDGKFVSHLSDDWDFGIKVAGGGDAITYAPRSRVEINPRRVDHAIDEVIAGRAYGSDGIIVMRDIRPSAPAAASDLTEAEARQAWEFSIKDFTPKNTILPVLLTPTLLEDDAVITFFGADLASRLARRIAEIRDEMRVVDFTPIHAYKTPSYRLYFEFADELFACLRRHVGEDIGFPPPLPPCLAEIPPERFAEFVHYYCEDRESGEAHNYFGNGGVF
- a CDS encoding alpha-L-arabinofuranosidase B, which encodes MTASTASAAASLPCDIYGAAGTACVAAHSTTRALYGTYNGPLYQVQRASDGAKTNIGLLAAGGYANAAAQDSFCAGTTCLITEIYDQSPRHNDLTIEGPGGAGGQDTGVPADALPVTAGGHQVYGASFSGRMGYRDNSTSGVAKNGQPEGMYMITSGTHVNGACCFDYGNAETNNQDTGNGHMDALNFGTECWFQPCYGAGPWVQADLENGLFQSGAGGSQNSANTGVTAPFVTALLKNNGQNFFALKDGNAQSGGLRTTYSGSEPTRAGYSPMHQEGAIVLGTGGDNSNGSIGSFFEGVMTAGLPTDAADNAVQANVVSVGYGGPTGATGTLNPGSEISVRATTACCTSDYLRHQNDNAVISPVSSTLDKNDATWIVRRGLASASCVSFESRNYPGDFLRHFNFQVYRQPMDGSAAFRADATFCPVAGKSGQGTSFRSYNYSGKYLRHYNNTVYIADTSGAHAFDSATSYNDDVSWVVAQPWAP